Proteins co-encoded in one Brassica rapa cultivar Chiifu-401-42 chromosome A02, CAAS_Brap_v3.01, whole genome shotgun sequence genomic window:
- the LOC103852813 gene encoding TMV resistance protein N, producing the protein MNRILRKLSCVKTKVKTSLRLFESRSSLSSSSSASFTPKRFDVFLSFRGADTRRKFVSFLYNDLEAKEIRTFKDDKELESGRPIPPELIQAIKGSKIAVVVVSATYPASYWCLEELVKILKYERKGLLKVLPVFYEVDPSHLRWQIGEVAKQFKKHEKRQSKERVKSWRDALAYLANLSGECSKKWDDDSKLVDGITEKISKMLFSTTPTNGNNLIGIDQHMDELYPLLDLNSNQGVRVIGIWGRGSNGRSVLARHVYENISHNFDAHCLIEDVRRVSRHCRRSHLQEELLSKMQGEGLGAKTRCLNAIKARLRNKKILLVANDVDKIKQLDALAEEFSWFGPGSRIIITTQDRQLLSSSGVTSVYEVEILRCYEVRQLFRSEAFRQRDDPRVRQLFRSLAFTQRHEHVGLEEPTYRPMDLPGINFFFTLKYLLALLCDRGQLRERLEAMIYSL; encoded by the exons ATGAATAGAATCTTGAGAAAACTATCGTGCGTTAAGACAAAAGTTAAAACTTCACTGCGACTATTCGAATCCAGGTCATCactgtcttcttcctcttctgccTCTTTTACTCCCAAGAGGTTCGACGTCTTTCTAAGCTTCAGAGGCGCAGATACTCGCAGGAAGTTCGTTAGCTTTCTGTACAATGATCTAGAGGCTAAAGAGATTCGAACGTTCAAAGACGACAAGGAACTGGAGAGTGGCCGTCCTATTCCACCGGAGCTTATCCAAGCCATCAAAGGATCAAAAATCGCGGTGGTGGTGGTCTCTGCGACTTACCCTGCCTCCTACTGGTGTCTAGAGGAGCTCGTGAAGATTCTGAAGTACGAGAGAAAGGGTTTGCTTAAAGTTCTGCCTGTTTTCTACGAGGTTGATCCTTCTCACCTGAGGTGGCAGATCGGAGAAGTTGCAAAACAGTTCAAGAAACATGAGAAGAGACAAAGCAAAGAGAGGGTCAAGTCTTGGAGGGATGCGTTGGCTTATTTGGCTAATCTTTCTGGCGAATGTTCCAAAAAATG gGATGATGACTCGAAGCTTGTCGATGGAATCACGGAGAAGATATCAAAGATGTTGTTCTCAACAACACCTACAAATGGTAACAACCTAATAGGTATCGACCAACACATGGACGAGTTGTATCCATTACTGGACCTAAACTCAAACCAAGGTGTTAGAGTGATTGGTATATGGGGAAGAGGAAGCAACGGAAGATCAGTACTGGCAAGACACGTCTACGAAAACATCTCACATAACTTTGACGCTCATTGTCTTATCGAAGACGTGAGGAGGGTTTCACGACACTGCCGCAGATCTCATCTTCAAGAAGAGCTTCTTTCCAAGATGCAAGGAGAAGGCCTGGGCGCAAAGACAAGGTGCCTTAACGCAATCAAAGCAAGGCTCAGGAACAAGAAGATTCTGCTTGTGGCTAACGACGTAGACAAGATCAAACAGTTAGACGCGCTTGCGGAGGAGTTTAGCTGGTTTGGTCCAGGGAGCAGAATCATCATAACCACACAAGATAGACAACTGCTTAGTTCATCTGGTGTGACGAGTGTCTATGAAGTTGAGATCTTGAGATGCTATGAAGTTCGTCAGCTCTTCAGGTCAGAAGCATTCAGGCAGAGAGATGATCCTAGAGTTCGTCAGCTCTTTAGGTCATTAGCATTCACACAGAGACACGAACATGTTGGTTTGGAAGAGCCTACATATAGACCCATGGATCTTCCTggtattaactttttttttacccTCAAATATTTGTTGGCTTTGTTGTGTGATAGAGGCCAGCTTAGGGAAAGACTTGAAGCAATGATATATAGTCTTTAG